From the bacterium genome, one window contains:
- a CDS encoding DUF2281 domain-containing protein — protein MLDEVIESTKELPEELQTEVRDFARFLRENRAPRPRRKLRQDWAGGLREFRDKYTSLELQKKSIEWRGD, from the coding sequence ATGCTTGATGAAGTAATCGAATCAACGAAGGAGCTGCCTGAGGAGCTGCAGACAGAGGTCAGGGACTTCGCGCGGTTCCTCCGGGAGAATCGGGCTCCTCGCCCGCGCCGGAAGCTGCGGCAGGATTGGGCCGGAGGACTGCGCGAGTTTCGCGACAAGTACACATCGCTTGAGCTTCAGAAGAAGTCCATCGAGTGGCGGGGCGACTGA
- a CDS encoding PIN domain-containing protein yields MAGRLTVFLVDTNVWLERLLDQERSEEVGRFLDQIPPAQYCLTDFALHSIGISLLRLAKKDLLLKFVRDTISDQTVVLVRLGPEDIERIVAVTERFKLDFDDAYQYVAAEKHNMTLVSLDADFDRTERGRKTPAEVLEEPSVVSDKPPTKPARRRSRKP; encoded by the coding sequence GTGGCGGGGCGACTGACTGTGTTCCTTGTTGACACGAACGTATGGCTGGAGCGGCTGCTTGACCAGGAGCGGTCAGAGGAAGTCGGGCGCTTCCTGGACCAGATTCCGCCCGCGCAGTACTGCCTGACTGACTTCGCACTCCACAGCATTGGCATCTCTCTCCTTCGTCTCGCGAAGAAAGACCTGCTGCTGAAGTTCGTGCGCGACACAATCAGCGACCAGACGGTAGTGCTTGTGCGTCTCGGTCCGGAAGACATCGAACGCATAGTGGCGGTAACGGAACGATTCAAGCTCGACTTCGACGACGCTTACCAGTACGTTGCAGCCGAGAAGCACAACATGACTTTGGTCAGTCTCGACGCCGACTTCGACCGGACCGAACGCGGGCGCAAGACTCCGGCGGAAGTGCTGGAAGAACCGTCCGTCGTCAGCGACAAGCCGCCGACGAAGCCCGCCCGCCGTCGTAGCCGCAAACCGTGA
- a CDS encoding helix-turn-helix domain-containing protein, whose amino-acid sequence MARLHTTESAAALLGVTPARVRQLILAGTLKSEKHGRDHLIREADLRAYTANRRKPGRPTRKHLRVR is encoded by the coding sequence ATGGCTAGACTCCACACCACCGAATCCGCAGCCGCCCTCCTCGGCGTGACGCCTGCCAGAGTGAGGCAGTTGATTCTGGCGGGCACACTGAAGTCGGAGAAGCACGGCCGCGACCACCTCATTCGTGAAGCTGACCTCAGGGCCTATACAGCGAACAGAAGGAAGCCGGGGCGCCCGACAAGAAAACACTTGCGCGTGCGTTAG